A genomic window from Nicotiana sylvestris chromosome 11, ASM39365v2, whole genome shotgun sequence includes:
- the LOC138881898 gene encoding uncharacterized protein, with protein sequence MPRPIESKLPNPLPRNLDYSVSCEYCSGAMGHDTEKCWHLKNAIQELINTNRIEVQTPEAPNINQNPLPTHQETNMIEIVHKGGEPKKPSQTVMMIQSNEVKSVEKSTSEISVIKLSRANNEHRRALMKILNEAHVPDKISENYLEKTANKIFEVNKVTFSDDEFPVEGTEHNSALYLTVKCKDSMVTWVLVDNGSSANICPLSTLNKLKVDDERIHKNNICVRGFDGGGKDSIGDIVLELTIGPVEFNMEFQMLDVAVSYNLLLGRP encoded by the exons ATGCCGAGGCCGATCGAGTCAAAATTGCCGAATCCTCTCCCAAGAAATCTTGATTATTCTGtaagctgcgaatattgttctggtgctatGGGGCATgacacggagaaatgctggcatttgaagaaTGCTATCCAGGAGCTCATTAATACAAATCGAATTGAAGTCCAAActccggaggcgcccaatatcaaccagaacccgttgccaaCCCATCaggagacaaatatgattgagatagtgcataagggaggggagcctaagaagccttcacagaccgtcatgatgattcagtcCAATGAAGTCAAATCGGTTGAAAAATCAACAAGTGAGATATCAGTGATCAAGTTGAGCAGGGCGAACA acgagcatcgACGTgccttgatgaaaatcctgaatgaggcccatgttcctgacaaaatctcagaaAACTATTTAGAAAAGACAgccaacaagatatttgaggtaaacaaagtcactttttctgatgatgagtttcccgtggagggtactgagcacaatagtgCCCTCTATCTTACAGTAAAATGCAAAGATTCCATGGTTACctgggtattggtcgacaatggttccagtgcgaacatttgccctctctccactctgaacaagttgaaagtggatgatgaaaggattcacaagaacaatatctgcgtgcggggatttgatggtggagggaaagattcaatCGGTGATATAGTCCTTGAgctgacaataggaccagttgaattcaACATGGAATTCCAGATGCTGGATGTGGCCGTTTCGTACAATCTTCTGTTAGGTCGACCCTAG